The following coding sequences are from one Streptosporangiales bacterium window:
- a CDS encoding MFS transporter: MATSARSPTSWSRTRARTCTPSSKISSRASTCTLVRTARRSHASPAATRSRSRSALGMACGMRNTRAPISSRRSARAARVDGRPTTRRSPRGLSPERPWRATVEYLDLPRSWALTGVLAGAGIEILTQPFFAWLSDRVGRRPVYAFGTAFLVLYAFPFFWLLDSGNRVLVMAAVVIGLAIGHSATGALHGPLYSEQYPTRLRYSGSSLAYQMSSVVAGAPAAFVATWLVQTTDSGKAVSIYVIVAGLISLLCVWLMKEGRDIDMSK, from the coding sequence ATGGCTACTTCCGCTCGCTCGCCGACATCATGGAGTCGGACACGAGCGAGGACCTGTACCCCGAGCTCGAAAATCTCTTCAAGAGCCTCGACGTGCACCCTGGTGAGGACGGCGCGACGTTCACATGCCTCGCCTGCGGCGACGAGGTCCCGATCGCGTTCCGCGCTTGGTATGGCGTGTGGAATGAGGAACACGAGAGCCCCGATCAGCTCTCGTCGCTCTGCGAGGGCTGCAAGAGTCGATGGCAGGCCGACGACTAGGCGCAGTCCCCGCGGGTTGTCACCGGAGCGACCATGGCGGGCTACCGTCGAGTACCTCGACCTGCCGCGGTCGTGGGCGCTGACCGGCGTGCTCGCCGGCGCCGGCATCGAGATCCTCACCCAGCCGTTCTTCGCGTGGCTGTCCGACCGGGTCGGGCGCAGGCCGGTCTACGCGTTCGGCACCGCGTTCCTCGTGCTCTACGCGTTCCCGTTCTTCTGGCTGCTCGACTCGGGCAACAGGGTCCTCGTGATGGCGGCGGTGGTGATCGGTCTCGCGATCGGGCACTCGGCGACCGGGGCGCTGCACGGCCCGCTGTACTCCGAGCAGTACCCGACCAGGCTGCGTTACTCGGGCTCGTCGCTCGCGTACCAGATGTCGAGCGTCGTGGCGGGCGCGCCTGCGGCCTTCGTCGCGACCTGGTTGGTGCAGACGACGGACAGCGGCAAGGCCGTGTCGATCTACGTGATCGTCGCGGGCCTGATCTCGTTGCTGTGCGTGTGGCTGATGAAGGAAGGCCGCGACATCGACATGAGCAAGTAA